Proteins co-encoded in one Deltaproteobacteria bacterium genomic window:
- a CDS encoding rod-binding protein, whose product MGLECEYKSFSPLRCEAATLKAAQKGEQERLARLKESCADVESLFISILLKTLRQTIPVNGLLPKSSGRNVYESMFDQQVSIFLSQGKGIGLGQMLYQQMLRQNDLNRPEETERGEASSGIYRNPQNDRQGPYKGTDIFENNFETFIHHLSERI is encoded by the coding sequence ATGGGCCTTGAGTGCGAGTACAAGTCGTTTTCCCCGCTCCGTTGCGAGGCCGCGACGCTTAAGGCCGCTCAGAAGGGCGAGCAGGAACGGCTGGCCAGGCTGAAAGAGTCCTGCGCGGACGTGGAGAGTCTTTTTATCAGCATCTTACTGAAGACATTACGCCAGACGATTCCTGTAAATGGCCTGCTTCCTAAATCATCGGGCCGCAACGTCTATGAGTCCATGTTCGACCAGCAAGTCTCCATCTTCCTGTCGCAGGGAAAAGGCATCGGTCTCGGCCAGATGCTCTACCAGCAGATGCTGCGTCAGAATGACCTGAATCGGCCCGAGGAAACAGAACGCGGCGAGGCGTCTTCAGGAATTTACAGAAATCCCCAGAACGACCGCCAGGGCCCTTACAAGGGTACGGACATCTTTGAGAATAATTTTGAAACCTTTATTCATCATCTTTCCGAAAGGATCTGA
- the flgK gene encoding flagellar hook-associated protein FlgK: MPINTAMHIANRALLLAQASMEVTAHNMANVNTKGYSRQELELIPSPTYKSAFGEMGSGVSGEKISRMYDATLTRNLIRQSSLLAKYETEKSIIWQIETIFNESLDNGLNRVLAEFWNSWQEVANNPEGNPERMSLMENSHALINTISQMRASLDEQLMDLNLRIKDAVTEVNILVEEIAELNESISRAEMGRFNANDMRDQRDVLLRRLAGLIEITEFEDPRDGSTFVLTPKGFPLVEGNVYWTLSSAKDVAGNDRIYWNRSPDARVDITDTFDQGQLGGLVKIRQNIIEDFYTQFDAFTAMLIKEVNRQHAQGAGLVHMTDATGTYEVSPFARLETNLAGEDNDIVFTAKNTGADGDQVTITFLDPGGLNQPLGVTVVNNDITISLARDSGGNFTATARDIIDFINTDSGAGAAAARALVSVALAQDNDGRGLVSAMEETNLNRHLSNILTFGEDMAAGSFDLITYDASNSPAVNTINVNPNDTREDILAQIGESFATGIAGIRASIVADDSGKEHLKIEADTSNGYDYTLANDTASILMALGLNTFFSGHDTATVQLNQTIENNLSFINAGMVSAEGETSRGSNVNALTIADLKDRAYLFQNGPSTISEAYNTLAADIGSTAHTINRNTDFTENLVMQLEQQRDSISAVSIDEELTNMIKFQYAYMAAAKIITTSDEMLQSLISMV, encoded by the coding sequence ATGCCCATCAACACCGCCATGCATATCGCCAACAGGGCGCTACTCCTGGCTCAGGCCTCAATGGAAGTCACGGCCCATAACATGGCCAATGTCAACACCAAGGGTTACTCCCGCCAGGAGTTAGAACTTATTCCGAGTCCGACTTACAAGTCTGCCTTTGGTGAAATGGGCAGCGGCGTTTCCGGGGAGAAAATCAGCCGAATGTACGACGCAACCCTGACCCGGAATCTGATCAGGCAATCAAGCCTTCTGGCCAAATATGAAACCGAGAAGTCAATCATCTGGCAGATTGAGACCATCTTCAACGAAAGCCTTGACAACGGGCTCAACAGAGTACTGGCTGAATTCTGGAACTCATGGCAGGAGGTGGCCAACAACCCGGAAGGCAACCCGGAGCGCATGAGTTTGATGGAAAACAGCCACGCCCTCATCAACACCATCTCACAGATGCGCGCCAGCCTCGACGAACAGCTGATGGATCTCAACCTCCGCATTAAGGATGCCGTAACAGAAGTCAACATCTTGGTCGAAGAGATCGCCGAACTCAACGAATCTATATCTCGCGCTGAGATGGGAAGGTTCAACGCCAACGATATGCGGGATCAGCGCGACGTGCTCCTGAGAAGATTGGCCGGGCTTATAGAAATAACTGAATTTGAAGACCCGAGAGATGGCAGCACCTTTGTTTTAACACCCAAGGGCTTCCCCCTGGTCGAAGGCAACGTCTACTGGACCCTCAGCTCGGCCAAGGATGTAGCTGGAAATGATCGAATCTACTGGAACCGTTCTCCAGACGCCCGGGTGGACATCACGGACACCTTTGATCAGGGCCAGCTGGGCGGACTGGTAAAGATTCGACAGAACATTATTGAAGACTTTTACACCCAGTTCGACGCCTTCACCGCCATGCTGATCAAGGAAGTCAACCGCCAGCATGCACAGGGAGCCGGGCTGGTTCACATGACAGACGCGACTGGAACGTATGAAGTTTCACCCTTCGCCAGGCTGGAGACGAATCTGGCCGGAGAGGACAACGACATCGTCTTCACCGCCAAAAACACAGGCGCAGACGGGGATCAGGTCACCATTACCTTTCTTGATCCCGGCGGCCTCAATCAACCCCTGGGCGTGACTGTTGTCAATAATGACATTACCATTTCTTTAGCAAGGGATTCCGGGGGAAATTTCACTGCAACCGCCCGGGATATTATAGATTTTATTAACACCGACAGCGGCGCCGGCGCCGCGGCCGCTCGCGCCCTCGTCTCGGTCGCTCTGGCCCAGGATAACGACGGGCGCGGACTTGTGAGCGCCATGGAGGAGACAAATCTCAACCGTCATCTTTCCAATATCCTGACCTTCGGGGAGGATATGGCGGCTGGCTCCTTTGACCTGATCACCTATGACGCCAGCAACTCACCCGCTGTCAACACCATTAACGTCAACCCGAATGACACCCGAGAGGATATTCTCGCCCAGATCGGGGAATCCTTTGCCACCGGTATCGCGGGTATTCGGGCCAGTATCGTTGCCGATGATTCTGGAAAAGAACATCTCAAAATCGAGGCGGACACGAGTAACGGTTATGATTACACCCTGGCCAATGACACCGCCTCCATCCTGATGGCGCTCGGCCTCAACACCTTCTTCTCCGGTCACGACACCGCCACCGTTCAGTTAAACCAAACCATTGAAAACAATCTATCCTTTATCAACGCCGGTATGGTCAGCGCAGAAGGCGAGACCTCGCGAGGCAGTAATGTCAATGCCCTCACCATCGCGGACCTCAAAGACAGGGCCTACCTTTTTCAAAATGGCCCCTCCACCATCTCTGAGGCTTACAACACCCTGGCCGCGGACATCGGCTCCACGGCGCACACGATCAACCGCAACACCGACTTCACCGAAAATCTGGTCATGCAGCTTGAACAGCAGCGCGACTCGATCTCGGCCGTATCCATTGATGAAGAGCTGACGAATATGATCAAGTTTCAATACGCTTACATGGCCGCGGCCAAGATCATCACCACCAGCGATGAAATGCTCCAGTCGCTGATTTCGATGGTTTAG
- the flgN gene encoding flagellar export chaperone FlgN, producing the protein MFQTADQLLDLLNRQISLYQKLGKLLDEEQQNLIELDLDRLQKITRIKEKTVQDIKFLIGPVSTKIKELAQDLGLKTEPLPLLALLAEALPEPNSGRLRRSSQDLARIKTDIFRHNQDNQNFIEETLGLITDSLTVLTGVSLTEADQYLPTGERAASKSMGPIKLNREV; encoded by the coding sequence ATGTTTCAGACGGCTGACCAACTGCTGGATTTGCTTAATCGCCAGATCAGCCTTTACCAAAAGCTGGGCAAGCTCCTGGATGAAGAACAGCAAAACCTGATCGAACTTGACCTGGACAGACTCCAGAAGATCACCAGGATCAAGGAGAAAACGGTCCAGGATATTAAGTTTCTCATCGGACCTGTGTCCACGAAAATAAAGGAGCTGGCTCAAGATTTGGGCCTTAAGACCGAGCCCCTGCCTTTGCTGGCCCTTCTGGCCGAAGCTCTTCCAGAGCCAAATTCCGGCCGCCTTAGAAGATCAAGCCAGGACCTGGCACGGATCAAAACAGATATTTTCAGGCACAACCAGGACAACCAGAACTTTATTGAAGAGACGCTGGGACTGATCACAGACTCCCTGACCGTTCTCACCGGTGTGAGTTTAACCGAGGCAGATCAATATCTGCCCACCGGTGAGCGGGCGGCATCCAAATCCATGGGGCCGATCAAGCTCAACCGCGAGGTCTGA
- a CDS encoding flagellar basal body L-ring protein FlgH, with protein sequence MKNKQLAAFIVLTALLVIMAGCGSGAALTISPRPEAKYIAPILTQPAPVSRTEGSLFSQTVMPAFYRDLKAYRVGDIVTINIVETSKASKQANTQTGKEYELSAGISALLGYQDRIPHNPHVAFNPSSMLGAKYSSSFKGSGQTTRKEDMTAQMSARVVQILPNGDLSIRGTREITVNHEKQYIILEGIIRPTDISSDNTILSTYIADARISYTGKGVISAKQRPGWLARLLDHVWPF encoded by the coding sequence ATGAAAAATAAGCAGCTTGCCGCTTTCATCGTTCTGACCGCCCTTCTGGTCATTATGGCCGGTTGCGGCAGCGGAGCGGCTCTGACCATAAGCCCCAGGCCTGAAGCGAAATACATTGCACCCATACTGACCCAGCCAGCCCCGGTTTCCAGGACCGAAGGCTCTCTTTTTAGCCAAACCGTCATGCCTGCCTTTTATCGAGACCTCAAGGCTTACCGGGTCGGCGATATCGTAACCATTAATATTGTGGAAACGTCCAAGGCCTCAAAGCAGGCCAATACACAAACGGGCAAAGAATATGAGTTGAGCGCCGGTATCTCCGCCCTCCTCGGATACCAGGATAGAATCCCGCATAATCCCCATGTCGCTTTTAACCCCTCCTCCATGCTGGGCGCCAAGTACTCCTCGAGCTTCAAAGGCTCAGGACAAACCACACGTAAAGAAGACATGACAGCCCAGATGTCAGCTCGAGTGGTGCAGATTCTGCCCAACGGCGACCTTTCGATCCGGGGCACGCGAGAGATCACGGTCAACCATGAAAAGCAGTATATTATTCTTGAAGGGATCATTCGGCCGACAGACATATCATCTGACAACACGATCCTGTCCACGTATATCGCTGACGCCAGGATCTCTTACACTGGCAAGGGCGTGATCAGCGCCAAGCAGCGTCCGGGCTGGCTGGCCAGACTCCTGGATCATGTCTGGCCCTTCTGA
- a CDS encoding flagellar basal body P-ring protein FlgI, translating to MTPKKVIIAFTVLIIVAFQASGAWGIRLKDIATFEGVRSNQLIGYGLVAGLSGTGDKSGTTFTIQSLTNMLKQMGIQVSPRQVRVKNVAAVMVTAGLPPFAKPGNKIDVLISSLGDATSLQGGTLLSTPLYGMDRKIYAVAQGPVSIGGFSVAGAAAGVQKNHPTVGRIIRGAVVEREVPIQWSGKHKMTLKLNRADFTTALRIAELINKMLANAAARPLDSGTVNFMVPEGFRDNLAVMVADLENLEVTPDSVAKVIINERTGTIVIGENVRISTVAVAHGALSIQIRERPVVTQPPPFAPRGAETVVTPETEIQVLEEARKLLVLESGPTINELVQALNAIGVTPRDLIVIFQTIKAAGALHAELEII from the coding sequence ATGACGCCGAAAAAAGTTATAATAGCCTTTACGGTCCTTATCATTGTTGCCTTCCAGGCTTCCGGAGCCTGGGGTATTCGTTTGAAAGACATTGCCACGTTCGAGGGTGTTCGAAGCAATCAGCTTATCGGCTATGGCCTGGTGGCCGGCCTCAGTGGCACCGGTGACAAAAGCGGCACCACCTTCACCATTCAATCATTGACCAACATGCTCAAGCAGATGGGTATCCAGGTCTCACCGCGGCAGGTCCGGGTCAAGAATGTGGCCGCGGTCATGGTCACCGCGGGTCTGCCTCCTTTTGCCAAACCTGGAAACAAAATTGATGTCTTGATTTCTTCTCTGGGCGATGCCACTAGCCTTCAAGGAGGCACCCTTTTATCCACGCCGCTTTACGGGATGGACCGCAAGATTTACGCCGTGGCCCAGGGCCCGGTCAGCATTGGCGGATTTTCCGTAGCCGGGGCTGCGGCCGGTGTGCAGAAGAATCATCCGACCGTGGGCCGGATCATCCGGGGTGCTGTAGTTGAACGCGAAGTTCCAATTCAATGGTCAGGCAAACACAAGATGACCCTGAAATTGAACCGGGCGGACTTCACCACGGCTCTGCGCATAGCCGAACTCATCAACAAGATGCTGGCCAATGCAGCAGCGCGTCCTCTTGATTCGGGTACGGTCAATTTCATGGTCCCTGAAGGATTCAGGGATAATCTGGCCGTCATGGTTGCAGACCTGGAAAATCTGGAAGTCACGCCCGATTCAGTGGCCAAGGTCATTATTAACGAGCGCACCGGGACCATCGTCATCGGGGAAAACGTCCGCATTTCAACCGTGGCCGTGGCTCATGGCGCTTTGTCCATTCAGATTCGAGAAAGACCGGTCGTGACTCAGCCTCCTCCCTTTGCCCCGCGCGGCGCTGAAACTGTGGTCACTCCGGAAACTGAAATCCAGGTCCTGGAAGAAGCAAGAAAGCTATTGGTACTGGAAAGCGGTCCCACGATTAATGAGCTGGTTCAGGCCCTCAATGCCATCGGAGTCACCCCCCGGGACCTGATTGTCATCTTCCAGACCATCAAGGCGGCTGGCGCATTGCACGCTGAATTGGAGATAATCTGA